One Chromatiaceae bacterium genomic region harbors:
- the rlmH gene encoding 23S rRNA (pseudouridine(1915)-N(3))-methyltransferase RlmH has translation MRIHLLSVGRRMPVWVDAGYREYAKRLPPECALRLVEIEPGHRGKGASAEVARREEGVRLLAALPKGAQLVALDERGTAWSTAQLARELAGWLGEGRDLALLVGGPEGLDEACRARADRIWSLSPLTFPHPLVRVILAEQLYRAWSLLGGHPYHRA, from the coding sequence GTGCGCATCCATCTGTTGAGCGTCGGCCGGCGCATGCCGGTCTGGGTGGATGCGGGTTACCGGGAATACGCCAAACGCCTGCCCCCCGAGTGCGCCCTGCGCTTGGTCGAGATCGAGCCGGGACACCGGGGCAAGGGGGCCAGCGCCGAGGTGGCCCGGCGGGAAGAGGGGGTGCGGCTACTGGCTGCCCTGCCCAAAGGCGCGCAACTCGTGGCCCTGGATGAGCGGGGCACCGCCTGGAGCACGGCGCAACTGGCGCGGGAACTGGCGGGTTGGCTGGGGGAGGGCCGGGACCTGGCCCTGCTGGTCGGGGGTCCCGAGGGCCTGGACGAGGCCTGCCGCGCCCGTGCCGACCGTATCTGGTCCCTGTCGCCCCTGACCTTCCCGCACCCCCTGGTCCGGGTCATTCTGGCCGAGCAGCTTTACCGGGCATGGAGCCTCCTCGGGGGTCATCCTTACCACCGGGCCTAG
- the metH gene encoding methionine synthase has translation MQDLSSRFQALLTERILILDGAMGTMIQRHSLSEADYRGERFADWPRDLKGNNDLLTLTQPRVIGGIHQAYLEAGADILETNTFNANRISMADYGMEDLSREINLAAARLARGLADAAATPDKPRFVAGVLGPTNRTLSISPDVNDPGFRNLDFPTLVAAYVEAAEGLIEGGADLLLIETIFDTLNAKAAIVACEEVFEKQGQRLPVMISGTITDQSGRTLTGQTTEAFYNSLRHVQPISIGLNCALGPYELRQYVAEMARVAETHVSAHPNAGLPNEMGGYDLGPAAMAKEIAEWAEAGLLNIVGGCCGTSPDHIRAIAQAVAGKRPRRLPSLAPACRLSGLEPLNIDKALNFVNVGERANVTGSAKFKRLILEGNYEEALDICRAQVENGAQVIDFNMDEAMLDGVAAMRRFLNLCATEPDIARVPFMIDSSKWEIIAAGLECVQGKPIVNSISLKEGEEKFLHQAKLCRRLGAAVIVMAFDEQGQADTQARKVAICTRAYRLLTEGLAFPAEDIIFDPNIFAIGTGIEEHANYGVDFIEATRAIKASLPHALVSGGVSNVSFSFRGNDPVREAIHAVFLYHAVRAGMDMGIVNAGQLAIHDEIDPELKEAVEDVVLNRTPKDGGDATERLIELAGRFQGGVVGGAVKQDLAWRDWPVAKRLAQALIKGNAEYVEADTEEARQVLGSPLKVIEGPLMDGMNQVGDLFGAGKMFLPQVVKSARVMKKAVAYLQPFLEAEKAGGVHKAAGKVLMATVKGDVHDIGKNIVGVVLQCNNYQVIDLGVMVPTATILKQARDQDVDIIGLSGLITPSLEEMVLVAAEMQRQGFTLPLLIGGATTSKAHTAVKIAPKYDHPVVYVPDASRAVGVVGQLLSAELQGPYTRGIAEEYVQVRARRAAANESKDLVTLAEARANATPIDWEHYQPPAPREPGLQVFPDIPLGEITPYIDWTFFFHAWELKGRFPQILEDADKGVEARKLYDDAHAMLEHIVKERWLRAAAVIGIFPANSVGDDIQVFASEERFEPIASFHGLRKQGRQPPGKANECLTDFIAPLDTGLNDYLGGFACTAGIGIDERVAAFEADNDDYSALMLKALADRLAEALAETLHLRVRQRHWGYAADEDLSSQDLIAEGYQGIRPALGYPACPDHTEKDILWRLLDAERTTGIWLTESKAMVPTAAVSGLYFSHPEARYFAVGKIGRDQVVDYAERKNLDLAEMERWLAPNLAYEPGGG, from the coding sequence ATGCAAGATTTGTCGTCCCGATTTCAGGCCCTGCTGACCGAACGCATCCTCATCCTGGATGGCGCCATGGGCACCATGATCCAGCGTCACAGCCTGAGCGAGGCAGACTATCGTGGCGAGCGCTTCGCGGACTGGCCCCGGGACCTCAAGGGCAACAACGACCTGCTGACCCTGACCCAACCGCGGGTGATAGGTGGCATCCACCAGGCCTACCTGGAGGCCGGCGCCGACATCCTGGAGACCAACACCTTCAACGCCAACCGCATCTCCATGGCCGACTATGGCATGGAGGACCTGAGCCGCGAGATCAACCTGGCCGCCGCGCGCCTGGCGCGGGGGCTGGCGGACGCCGCCGCGACCCCGGATAAGCCGCGCTTCGTGGCCGGTGTCCTGGGGCCGACCAACCGTACCCTCTCCATCTCGCCAGACGTCAACGACCCCGGTTTCCGCAACCTGGACTTCCCGACCCTGGTCGCGGCCTACGTCGAGGCCGCCGAGGGCCTGATCGAGGGCGGGGCCGATCTGCTGCTGATCGAGACCATCTTCGACACCCTCAACGCCAAGGCGGCGATCGTCGCCTGCGAGGAGGTCTTCGAGAAGCAGGGCCAGCGCCTGCCGGTCATGATTTCGGGCACCATCACCGACCAGTCGGGCCGCACCTTGACCGGCCAGACGACGGAGGCCTTTTATAACAGCCTGCGTCACGTCCAGCCCATCTCCATCGGCCTCAACTGCGCCCTGGGGCCCTATGAGCTGCGCCAGTATGTCGCCGAGATGGCCCGCGTCGCCGAGACCCATGTCTCCGCCCACCCCAACGCCGGCCTGCCCAACGAGATGGGCGGCTACGACCTGGGCCCCGCCGCGATGGCCAAGGAGATCGCCGAGTGGGCCGAGGCGGGCCTGCTCAACATCGTCGGCGGCTGCTGCGGCACCTCTCCGGACCACATCCGCGCCATTGCCCAGGCGGTGGCGGGCAAGCGACCCCGCCGCCTGCCCAGCCTGGCCCCAGCCTGCCGGCTGTCCGGGCTGGAGCCCCTCAACATCGACAAGGCCCTCAACTTCGTCAACGTCGGCGAGCGCGCCAACGTCACCGGCTCGGCCAAATTCAAGCGCCTCATCCTCGAAGGTAATTACGAGGAGGCCCTGGACATCTGCCGGGCCCAGGTCGAGAACGGCGCCCAGGTCATCGACTTCAACATGGACGAGGCCATGCTGGATGGCGTCGCCGCCATGCGCCGCTTCCTCAACCTCTGCGCCACGGAGCCCGACATCGCCCGGGTGCCCTTCATGATCGATTCCTCCAAGTGGGAGATCATCGCCGCCGGGCTGGAGTGCGTCCAGGGCAAGCCCATCGTCAACTCCATCTCCCTCAAGGAGGGCGAGGAGAAATTTCTCCACCAGGCCAAACTCTGCCGCCGTCTCGGCGCCGCCGTCATCGTCATGGCCTTCGACGAACAGGGCCAGGCCGACACCCAGGCCCGCAAGGTCGCGATCTGCACCCGCGCCTACCGGCTGCTGACGGAGGGCCTCGCCTTCCCGGCCGAGGACATCATCTTCGACCCCAACATCTTCGCCATCGGCACCGGCATCGAGGAGCACGCCAACTATGGCGTCGATTTCATCGAGGCCACCCGCGCCATCAAGGCCAGCCTGCCCCATGCCCTGGTCTCAGGCGGCGTCTCCAATGTCTCCTTTTCCTTCCGGGGCAACGACCCGGTGCGGGAGGCCATCCACGCCGTCTTTCTCTACCACGCCGTGCGCGCTGGCATGGACATGGGCATCGTCAACGCCGGGCAACTGGCGATCCATGACGAGATCGATCCCGAACTCAAGGAGGCGGTGGAGGACGTGGTCCTCAATCGCACCCCCAAGGACGGCGGCGATGCCACCGAGCGCCTGATCGAGCTGGCGGGCCGCTTCCAGGGCGGGGTCGTCGGGGGGGCGGTCAAGCAGGACCTGGCCTGGCGTGACTGGCCGGTGGCCAAGCGCCTGGCCCAGGCCCTGATCAAGGGCAACGCGGAATACGTGGAGGCGGACACGGAAGAGGCCCGCCAGGTGCTGGGGTCACCCCTCAAGGTCATCGAGGGACCCCTCATGGATGGCATGAATCAGGTCGGCGACCTCTTCGGCGCGGGCAAGATGTTCCTGCCCCAGGTGGTCAAATCCGCCCGGGTCATGAAGAAGGCGGTGGCCTATCTCCAGCCCTTCCTGGAAGCTGAGAAGGCCGGTGGCGTGCATAAGGCCGCCGGCAAGGTGCTCATGGCCACGGTCAAGGGCGACGTCCACGACATCGGCAAGAACATCGTCGGCGTCGTCCTCCAGTGCAACAACTATCAGGTCATCGACCTGGGGGTCATGGTCCCCACCGCGACCATCCTCAAGCAGGCCCGCGACCAGGACGTGGACATCATCGGCCTCTCTGGCCTCATCACCCCTTCGCTGGAGGAGATGGTCCTGGTGGCGGCGGAGATGCAGCGCCAGGGCTTTACCCTACCGCTCCTGATCGGCGGGGCCACCACCTCCAAGGCCCACACGGCGGTGAAGATAGCGCCCAAGTACGATCATCCGGTGGTCTATGTCCCCGATGCCTCCCGCGCCGTGGGCGTGGTCGGCCAACTGCTCTCCGCGGAATTGCAGGGGCCTTACACGCGGGGCATCGCCGAGGAATACGTCCAGGTCCGGGCACGCCGCGCCGCCGCCAACGAAAGCAAGGATCTGGTCACCCTCGCCGAGGCCCGCGCCAACGCCACCCCCATCGACTGGGAGCATTACCAGCCCCCCGCGCCCCGGGAGCCCGGCCTCCAGGTCTTCCCGGACATCCCCTTGGGGGAGATCACCCCCTATATCGACTGGACCTTCTTTTTCCACGCCTGGGAGCTCAAGGGGCGCTTTCCCCAGATCCTGGAGGACGCGGACAAGGGCGTGGAGGCGCGCAAGCTTTATGATGACGCCCACGCCATGCTGGAGCACATCGTCAAGGAGCGCTGGCTGCGGGCCGCCGCCGTCATTGGCATCTTTCCGGCCAACAGCGTCGGCGACGACATCCAGGTCTTCGCCAGCGAGGAGCGCTTCGAGCCCATCGCCAGCTTCCATGGCCTGCGTAAGCAGGGCCGCCAGCCCCCCGGCAAGGCCAACGAGTGCCTGACGGACTTCATCGCCCCCCTGGACACCGGGCTCAACGACTATCTCGGCGGCTTTGCCTGTACCGCTGGCATCGGCATCGACGAACGGGTCGCCGCCTTCGAGGCCGATAACGACGACTATTCAGCCCTCATGCTCAAGGCCCTGGCGGATCGCCTGGCGGAGGCCCTGGCCGAAACCCTCCACCTGCGGGTGCGCCAGCGCCACTGGGGTTACGCGGCGGACGAGGACCTGAGCAGCCAGGACCTGATCGCCGAAGGCTACCAGGGCATACGCCCGGCCCTCGGCTATCCGGCCTGTCCGGACCACACCGAAAAGGATATCCTCTGGCGACTGCTGGACGCGGAGCGCACGACCGGCATCTGGCTCACGGAATCCAAGGCCATGGTGCCCACGGCGGCGGTGAGCGGCCTCTACTTCTCCCACCCCGAAGCCCGCTACTTCGCCGTCGGCAAGATCGGCCGGGACCAGGTGGTCGACTACGCCGAGCGCAAGAACCTCGACCTGGCCGAGATGGAGCGCTGGCTGGCGCCCAATCTGGCCTACGAACCGGGTGGCGGCTAG
- a CDS encoding caspase family protein, which translates to MPKPFHQITLDQFAELLEKFPFTRAIESVHMHHTWRPNRSQYRGLSTIEGMWTFHTQTNGWSDIAQHISIAPDGSIWTGRNWNQPPASASGFNGNRTAGPFMFEIIGDFDVGKDPFDGPQKHTVLSVIALVQRHFKLKPDTLRFHNRMSSKTCPGSGVDYETILKEVAEIRAEIDAQAAPRAAPRNFPFNDSARAIFRVIDTLRTTVATNDVDAEGCLHDSTSEAAFSRSTVPAPAGHGARGGGELLTPEALHQLQPHVINLNLGRLSSEGLFKTREADVDAIFEEHLPTWAAQRGGKIPIVFYAHGGLTSEESGLLTAVEQVEWWKANGAYPIHFVWETGLLETLGQLIAPGRRRDIDFAAPSDFLIETAARTLGGVKIWSGMKVSAERASDANGGARYAARKLKAFCDAYKDRVELHAVGHSAGSIFHAYFVPAALDEGAPNFRSLHFLAPAVRVDTFEQQLLKRIGKDKGVDHLSVFTMARAFEEDDNCFSVYRKSLLYLIYYGLEPDRKTPILGLEESIRDNARLKRLFDLDRKGNAAGEVIWSVSKDTTGRSATTSRTHGGFNNDAPTMQSVAQRILDKEVTPFTGTEERGLGLIDSLSHLDPALAEYVRPSTTSPQAPTSLTPTAAPSAGGGGRRALCVGIDRYPTAPLEGCANDARAWRETFRALGFDTPILLIDEQATRSAIMRELSDLIRSSRAGDVLAFQFAGHGTQLPDLNGDEAGGDSPGLDEALCPVDFDRGRFVIDDDLAALFNTIPDGVGVTVFTDCCHSGTITRFAIGTPSATTTGGAVKKRFVTATPEMKAAHAAFRATLDGSRASTSRGVYDQAREVLFCACRSQEVALESNGHGHFTVQATRVLATGIDGLTNADFQTRVISAFGPNPSQNPELHCTPHLRGRLLLAPVSSPAGGRAIASQPGSPGDSREDVARLLEDTARLVRG; encoded by the coding sequence ATGCCCAAGCCATTTCACCAAATCACCCTCGACCAGTTCGCCGAGCTGCTCGAAAAATTCCCATTCACTCGCGCCATCGAGTCCGTGCACATGCACCACACCTGGCGGCCCAATCGCAGTCAGTACCGGGGCCTGTCCACGATCGAGGGCATGTGGACCTTTCATACCCAGACCAACGGTTGGTCGGATATCGCGCAGCACATTTCCATCGCGCCGGACGGGAGCATCTGGACCGGACGCAATTGGAACCAGCCGCCTGCCAGCGCCTCGGGCTTTAATGGCAACCGCACCGCCGGGCCGTTTATGTTCGAGATCATCGGGGATTTCGATGTCGGCAAGGATCCCTTCGACGGCCCGCAGAAACACACGGTCCTGTCCGTCATCGCCCTCGTGCAAAGGCACTTCAAGCTGAAGCCGGACACGCTCCGCTTCCACAACCGCATGTCCAGCAAGACCTGCCCCGGCAGTGGCGTGGATTACGAGACGATACTCAAGGAGGTCGCCGAGATCCGCGCCGAGATCGACGCCCAGGCGGCGCCGCGCGCCGCCCCCCGGAACTTCCCGTTCAACGACAGCGCCCGCGCGATCTTTCGGGTCATCGATACGTTGCGTACCACCGTCGCGACGAACGATGTCGATGCCGAGGGTTGCCTCCACGACTCGACGAGCGAGGCGGCGTTTTCCCGCAGCACCGTCCCCGCTCCGGCGGGTCATGGCGCGCGGGGTGGCGGCGAGTTGCTCACACCCGAGGCGCTCCACCAGCTACAGCCTCACGTCATCAATCTGAACCTCGGACGCTTGTCGTCGGAGGGACTCTTCAAGACGCGCGAGGCGGATGTGGACGCGATCTTCGAGGAGCATCTGCCGACGTGGGCGGCGCAGCGGGGTGGGAAGATTCCGATCGTCTTTTACGCGCACGGCGGGCTGACCTCGGAGGAAAGCGGGCTACTCACCGCGGTCGAGCAGGTCGAGTGGTGGAAGGCAAACGGCGCCTACCCGATTCACTTCGTTTGGGAGACGGGCTTGCTCGAAACGCTCGGCCAGCTCATCGCGCCCGGGCGCCGACGCGACATCGATTTCGCCGCGCCCAGTGATTTCCTGATCGAGACGGCCGCCCGCACCCTCGGGGGCGTGAAGATCTGGTCCGGGATGAAGGTCAGCGCCGAGCGGGCGTCGGACGCAAACGGCGGCGCGCGCTACGCCGCGCGCAAGCTCAAGGCATTCTGTGACGCATACAAAGATCGCGTCGAGCTGCACGCGGTTGGTCATAGCGCAGGCTCGATCTTTCACGCCTACTTTGTCCCCGCTGCGCTCGATGAGGGCGCCCCGAATTTCCGTAGCTTGCACTTCCTCGCACCGGCCGTCCGGGTCGATACCTTCGAGCAGCAATTGCTGAAGAGGATCGGCAAAGACAAGGGCGTCGATCACCTCAGCGTCTTCACCATGGCACGCGCCTTCGAAGAGGATGACAACTGCTTCTCGGTCTACCGCAAGTCGCTCCTCTATCTCATTTACTACGGGCTGGAGCCGGACCGCAAGACCCCGATCCTCGGCCTCGAAGAATCCATCCGCGACAACGCCAGGCTGAAGCGGCTCTTCGACCTCGACCGCAAGGGCAACGCGGCCGGGGAAGTCATCTGGTCCGTGTCGAAAGACACCACGGGACGCTCGGCGACGACCTCGCGCACCCACGGCGGCTTCAACAATGACGCGCCGACCATGCAAAGCGTCGCGCAGCGCATCCTGGACAAGGAGGTCACGCCCTTTACGGGTACGGAAGAGCGCGGGCTCGGCCTGATCGACTCGCTCAGCCATCTCGACCCCGCGCTGGCCGAATACGTTCGGCCGTCCACGACCTCCCCGCAAGCGCCAACGTCCCTCACGCCGACCGCCGCCCCCTCCGCGGGCGGCGGCGGCCGGCGCGCCCTGTGCGTCGGGATCGATCGCTATCCCACGGCCCCGCTCGAGGGCTGCGCGAACGATGCCCGCGCCTGGCGCGAGACCTTCCGCGCGCTCGGCTTCGACACCCCGATCCTCCTTATCGACGAACAGGCCACCCGCAGCGCGATCATGCGCGAACTCAGCGACCTGATCCGTTCGAGCCGGGCGGGTGATGTCCTCGCCTTCCAGTTCGCCGGCCACGGCACCCAGCTTCCCGATCTCAACGGCGACGAAGCGGGGGGCGACTCGCCGGGGCTGGACGAGGCGCTCTGCCCGGTGGACTTCGACCGCGGGCGCTTCGTAATCGACGACGACCTCGCCGCCCTCTTCAACACGATCCCGGACGGCGTCGGCGTCACCGTCTTCACGGACTGCTGCCACTCCGGGACGATCACGCGGTTCGCCATCGGCACGCCATCGGCCACGACGACTGGCGGCGCCGTAAAGAAACGCTTCGTCACGGCCACGCCGGAAATGAAGGCGGCGCACGCGGCCTTCCGCGCAACGCTCGACGGCAGCCGGGCCTCGACCTCGCGCGGGGTCTACGATCAGGCGCGCGAAGTGCTCTTTTGCGCCTGCCGCTCGCAGGAGGTGGCGCTCGAAAGCAACGGTCACGGCCACTTCACCGTACAGGCCACGCGCGTTCTCGCCACCGGAATCGACGGCCTGACCAATGCCGATTTCCAGACCCGCGTGATCAGCGCCTTTGGGCCGAATCCCAGCCAGAACCCGGAACTCCACTGCACCCCCCACTTGCGAGGCCGCTTGCTCCTCGCACCCGTCTCCTCCCCCGCGGGCGGACGCGCCATCGCCAGCCAGCCGGGCAGCCCCGGCGACTCCCGCGAGGATGTCGCACGCCTCCTCGAAGACACAGCTCGCCTCGTGCGCGGTTAG
- a CDS encoding peptidase M4 — protein MKAENPGAAEGRDFTIDEGVQRAAQGRPYERKPDDPMHRPLRIFSLDPAVSQRDGAVAEVKAPYEPLQPGPIGAVFAVDDVDAAQGTHWGRADLDDRTVLLRNGHTPSTTNPLFHQQMVYVVCATVYQTFRKALGRHVSWDFDARPGEEGQPTRLRILPHAFVGQNAFYDRTTGELLFGYFSATDKPHGRTPPGGVVYTCLSHDIIAHEVTHALLDGLRAHFCQPTGPDVLGFHEGFADLVAVFQHFSHREVVQAAIRRSEGHLEDATLLTGIAHQFSQSRGSIQPLRTAFKHMADAKHEPKRYDPTQGAHEIGEVLVQAVFEAWMSIFNRKVERYVRLATAGAGRLPPSQAPADLRDIFAEEASKLAEQFLGICIRAIDYCPPVDIALGEYLRALITADHDLVPDDPWGYREALIDAFRVRGIYPPQLSSLSEESLRWQAPALSVASIPELSFARLQFAGDPAAPASPEELLRQARALGAVVGRPEHLAHFGLARSNDPELGEDTVDLPRVQSIRSSRRVGPDGQIVFDLVAEVTQRRTVRDPRGAFDTFGGATVIIGPKGEFRYVIAKNVLNEDRLTSQREFIHGAGRPFCELRGGALAPISNAFKLLHEPKTP, from the coding sequence ATGAAAGCGGAGAATCCAGGCGCGGCGGAAGGGCGCGACTTCACCATCGACGAGGGCGTCCAACGCGCCGCGCAAGGCCGGCCCTACGAGCGCAAGCCGGACGATCCGATGCATCGTCCACTGCGGATCTTCAGCCTGGACCCCGCCGTCTCCCAACGGGACGGCGCGGTTGCCGAGGTCAAGGCGCCCTACGAACCGCTCCAGCCTGGACCCATCGGCGCGGTTTTCGCAGTGGACGATGTGGACGCGGCCCAAGGGACCCACTGGGGTCGTGCCGACCTCGACGACCGCACCGTCCTGCTCCGCAACGGCCACACCCCATCGACGACGAACCCGCTGTTCCACCAGCAGATGGTCTATGTCGTTTGCGCGACGGTCTACCAAACCTTCCGCAAGGCGCTCGGACGCCATGTGAGTTGGGATTTCGATGCGCGCCCGGGGGAAGAGGGACAACCGACGCGGTTACGCATCCTGCCGCATGCCTTTGTCGGTCAGAACGCGTTCTACGACCGCACGACCGGGGAACTGCTCTTTGGTTACTTCTCCGCCACCGACAAACCCCACGGCCGCACTCCGCCGGGCGGCGTCGTCTACACCTGCCTCTCGCACGACATCATTGCGCACGAGGTCACGCATGCCCTGCTCGACGGTCTGCGGGCGCACTTCTGCCAGCCGACCGGTCCCGACGTCCTCGGCTTCCACGAAGGCTTTGCCGATCTCGTCGCGGTCTTTCAGCATTTCAGTCACCGCGAGGTGGTGCAAGCGGCCATCCGCCGGTCGGAGGGTCACCTCGAAGACGCGACCCTGCTGACCGGGATCGCTCATCAATTTTCGCAGAGCCGCGGCTCGATCCAGCCCTTGCGCACGGCTTTCAAGCACATGGCCGATGCAAAGCATGAACCGAAACGATACGATCCGACGCAGGGGGCGCATGAAATCGGTGAGGTGTTGGTCCAGGCGGTCTTCGAGGCGTGGATGTCGATCTTCAACCGCAAGGTCGAGCGTTATGTCCGCCTCGCAACCGCCGGCGCCGGCCGTCTTCCTCCGAGCCAGGCGCCGGCCGATCTACGAGACATCTTCGCAGAGGAGGCCAGCAAGCTGGCGGAGCAATTCCTCGGCATCTGCATCCGCGCGATTGACTACTGCCCGCCGGTGGACATCGCCCTCGGCGAGTATCTCCGGGCGCTGATCACCGCGGATCACGACCTCGTGCCCGACGACCCGTGGGGTTATCGCGAGGCGCTCATCGACGCCTTTCGCGTACGCGGCATCTACCCGCCGCAGTTGAGCAGCCTTTCGGAGGAGAGCCTGCGCTGGCAGGCGCCGGCGCTTTCCGTCGCGAGCATCCCGGAGTTGAGCTTCGCGCGGCTACAGTTTGCAGGCGATCCCGCGGCCCCGGCCAGTCCGGAGGAGTTACTCCGCCAGGCGCGCGCCCTCGGCGCGGTGGTCGGTCGCCCTGAGCACCTCGCACACTTCGGTCTGGCGCGCAGCAACGACCCCGAGCTCGGGGAAGACACCGTCGACCTGCCGCGGGTGCAATCGATCCGCAGTTCCCGTCGCGTCGGCCCGGATGGCCAGATCGTCTTCGACCTCGTGGCCGAAGTCACGCAACGCCGCACCGTCCGCGATCCGCGCGGCGCCTTCGACACCTTCGGCGGCGCAACCGTGATCATCGGCCCCAAGGGCGAATTCCGTTACGTCATCGCGAAAAACGTCCTCAACGAGGATCGGCTCACCAGCCAGCGGGAATTCATCCACGGCGCGGGAAGGCCGTTTTGCGAGCTGCGAGGGGGCGCGCTAGCGCCGATCAGCAACGCATTTAAGCTTCTCCACGAGCCTAAAACGCCATGA